A window of Strigops habroptila isolate Jane chromosome 5, bStrHab1.2.pri, whole genome shotgun sequence contains these coding sequences:
- the MKI67 gene encoding proliferation marker protein Ki-67 isoform X2 yields MTLFGKIVVIKRNGTDGISFPLTASSCLFGRRTECDIRIQLPQVSKEHCKIEVNENKEAILTNLSTVNPTQLNGAGFQQPVPLKHGDVVTIIDRSFRFEYPLQATPRKRRSRSPKDETLQQVAEVELRTSGPKSLHASDNAECKEKDANENKQSTEENISNALPVKVQTPKSSHRIHQSIKKQNSVSPFSKLYEKLKNEIKVKKPLPEGNASQEAAKGDGKSVPLEPSAQISLSGCVSDLGNLSQEQERGRSKNIEECKVEIKQDAVPSEFNQVSAVGSATKKSFTKSPRKSISKVSRDTGERSHLQDHKELSTAGKSESTEVTTKPSQEKDGKAVFSLKQCSIECLGYAAERNMHSSVPGLDKPAKPGNATTVSEVDQYVPSTPTPRRKSPRSNFVSPTRESSGTNPVITDIPTPRWRVSLERKSLSGVSAETQREDSLSISDSLKQLPLAEKKCLKQRRSSKQHTPGKPAEEVLKEICDQAKFVNSKEEHSEPPASSNSKSPRRNNRESQESPNKSVHLETPASEEFTSELASPASHKRGSGRKRGRPRSSGLLAGKALETNAPLEHHDKPTDRKDSGMNEEVATKGDHQEQGLEDAGVTRLRRLSSKRRSSGGAGLLKDTEAVSEMNISDLLAGEESGKTTKMSPKRKSGEVLLQPLGKRKRVSFGGHLSPELFDKSLPPNSPLKRGAIPARLSLPFGNSPRAVLKKAQGLKHFAVQDFPEHLQKEKVSPRNLPTEKSPSASSPSSGRATPKLPSGSPAPYKKGRFSVSHVTAPLPVVEERDTVAEDMNTEEEDGALVKTPKSSLINQNDKPFLMATPDKPTRSAQLALKVTPMKNRSGAVAVINAKRRSGASSANLLVTKSWAEVVKLGVARPQAKAVKKSVRKGRFLKKTTQSPKTPQSKIKGHFSTGHAESPATIVVGRAYSTTVRTTGRAPKVVKNPILKLNMKMDESFTGMAEMFQTPENVSGKTLPLAAAQKMDFTPTCAAADISDLHTPEETGEMMVSPLNSSDASEQKQDSPGICHFLREESSLKSVFDAISTKTPEERNAMLEENTSGNSLSAIPEKQASRVKSGSRRRTPKQKLEPAEVVSGIKQLLRTPEQRSEPVEALSGIRQLMKTPKQKSEPLEDLSGIKQLMRTPKQKSEPIEALSGIKQLMRTPKHKLEPVEALSGIKQLLRTPKQKSEPVEALSGIRQLMKTPKQKPEPVEALSGIKQLLRTPEQKSEPAEVLSGIKELMRTPKRKLQPVEALSGIRQLMKTPKQKVEPVEALSGIRQLMKTPKQKVEPVEALSGIRQLMRTPEQKSEPVEVLSGIKQLLRTPQRKPEQVEVLSGIKQLLRTPQQKPEPVEVLSGIKELMKTPNQELEPGTDESAFKRLLKAPVENREAVKGVTLTKKTPKVKYQPVEDMIGVSRIFKTPKDKAEPVEDMFDISRLVKTPREKYQRVEDFVGLQRLMAEPKQKCSDSEVDYAGVMEMFDAPEEMEVRSVKAMDSKQDAAPLCTSSTPKREDKGNISQGEDSQQKEPASAGQSTQRRRGRPRKTVHPASAKHCKRDLNLKELQSVEKKSTQEEMEAKNEGRGRRTNRHIQEETVSEPPDQEKVDVSSVEPHGATQRPRRGKRKDQKELKHPSENPEACDKDSSVLQEEKQTSQECGISGIMETEDGPTIKTESVSSSTENENCQLQTGLKETENKSNEGGVEDSEEMLLSPRRRVRGVKKGASPEQLIPPKRGRRDRNDQVQQAASEAFHRTTRKLRKDPSEKMLQREEETFVEDTEAATAEEPENGTKLERKIPEKRVKSLRSAGKHSTEVKADIGEMILENIQTIQKTEETSTEAGTEPQSPIKNEIKTSQGDETENTQENATEASQRLKAESPSGETNKISVTANRNAVKKTTRTRNRRGKKDSLEKKSDEFAKDEENLELIAPKIKSEAGTDESSLKDSVDTPATTPVPAADSDGAAQSRPKRTRNDQGIKNTKQTETLQENQAQSCGMVCTRGRGRKVNFELEEASSKAVGGNRSLPEDDKGTTDKESQQETSENPSSQVRRSRRKQVDTIPQIACSTVMEKQTLTAEDSKDEASTKEQDSALEATSSSTEDIPLRRGRRREVAAASQTSRSLSTRRRRGVLEGGDTKITVREDQNPALGNETLQAKANASARDEREKIDLAAEAKSSSPLQRKRGLSETDGKEEGTNEEQNVPLETVSCAKEKPLGRGRRKETALAPHTTSYIPLRGKRGLPADNSREEAPEEDQNVPLKTSDSSVRENQPRRSRRKETALMLEATSSTSIEEKQGLAKESGTKNNHRGAKKLLLENSTSQEKMDLSKGNSRQTTTSQAVSSTSLQALPEDGKNETPEEQQSVLLEVAPSVKEYPSRVGRKKTTSTSKESNSTSLRENPVLPKDRGQKRILKEDEHTSLENNSSQENTRQLRNKSKKVEFKLEAATSTSYCKNSDLPEHGKASETQDVCLTSTGSGGNHQSGRGEEVTPAPEAAPPSRNRKRQLPADDLPSKKLKSENDGNPALQKGKRNKAKEEPEGAVRATRSAGGTDRKTRSSTRTSAKARK; encoded by the exons ATGACGCTCTTTGGGAAAATTGTTGTCATTAAGCGGAACGGGACTGATGGAATTAGTTTTCCCCTCACTGCGAGTTCTTGTTTATTTGGAAG GAGAACAGAGTGTGATATTCGCATCCAATTGCCTCAGGTCTCAAAAGAACATTGTAAAAttgaagtaaatgaaaacaaggag gcAATATTGACTAATTTAAGTACAGTAAATCCCACGCAGCTGAACGGGGCTGGTTTCCAGCAGCCTGTGCCTCTGAAGCATGGCGATGTGGTAACCATTATTGATCGGTCTTTCAG GTTTGAATATCCTCTGCAAGCAACTCCAAGAAAGAGGCGTTCCCGGTCTCCCAAAGATGAAACACTGCAG CAGGTGGCAGAAGTGGAATTACGAACTTCAGGACCTAAAAGTCTTCATGCTTCAG atAATGCTGAgtgcaaagaaaaagatgccaatgaaaataaacaaagtacagaggaaaatatttccaatgCTCTACCCGTCAAAGTACAAACACCCAAATCTTCACACAGAATACATCAGtctattaaaaagcaaaattcagtgtCTCCCTTTTCTAAACTCTATGAAAAGTtgaaaaatgagattaaagTGAAAAAACCTCTTCCTGAGGGAAATGCATCTCAAGAAGCTGCAAAAGGAGATGGGAAGAGTGTTCCTCTAGAACCAAGCGCTCAGATTTCATTGTCAGGTTGTGTTTCTGATCTTGGAAACCTGTCTCAAGAACAAGAAAGAggcagaagtaaaaatattgaagaatgTAAGGTAGAAATCAAGCAAGATGCGGTCCCTTCAGAGTTTAACCAGGTCTCAGCTGTCGGAAGTGCTACCAAGAAGAGTTTTACCAAAAGTCCTCGAAAATCCATTTCGAAGGTGTCAAGAGATACTGGTGAAAGAAGTCACTTGCAGGATCATAAGGAGCTAAGTACAGCAGGAAAGTCTGAAAGTACTGAAGTTACAACCAAACCCAGTCAGGAGAAGGatggaaaagcagtgttttcactgaagCAATGCTCTATAGAATGCTTGGGTTATGCAGCTGAAAGGAACATGCACAGCTCTGTACCAGGACTGgataaaccagcaaaaccagGTAACGCCACCACCGTTTCTGAAGTTGACCAGTATGTTCCGTCTACACCAACACCCAGAAGGAAGAGTCCTCGGTCTAATTTTGTATCACCCACCAGAGAAAGTAGTGGAACGAATCCTGTAATCACTGATATTCCAACACCTCGATGGCGTGTGTCACTGGAACGTAAGTCTCTGTCAGGAGTTTCAGCTGAAACTCAAAGGGAAGATTCACTGTCTATAAGTGACAGCCTCAAACAACTGCCTTTGGCAGAAAAGAAGTGCTTAAAACAAAGACGAAGCAGTAAACAGCATACACCGGGAAAACCTGCTGAAGAAGTGCTGAAAGAGATTTGTGACCAGGCAAAGTTTGTGAACTCAAAAGAGGAACATTCTGAACCTCCTGCCTCTTCTAATTCCAAGAGTCCCAGAAGAAATAACAGAGAAAGTCAAGAATCACCAAACAAAAGTGTCCATTTGGAGACACCAGCTTCAGAAGAGTTCACATCAGAACTGGCTTCTCCTGCTAGTCACAAACGTGGCTCTGGCAGGAAAAGGGGTAGGCCAAGGAGCTCTGGGCTGCTTGCAGGGAAAGCATTGGAGACAAATGCACCTCTAGAGCACCACGATAAACCTACAGACAGAAAAGACAGTGGAATGAACGAAGAGGTGGCCACCAAGGGGGATCACCAGGAGCAAGGTTTGGAAGATGCTGGAGTAACAAGACTTCGTAGATTGTCATCAAAGAGGAGGTCTTCTGGAGGTGCTGGTCTACTGAAAGACACTGAGGCTGTGTCAGAAATGAATATTTCTGACCTGTTGGCTGGGGAAGAATCAG GCAAGACAACAAAGATGTCTCCGAAGAGGAAAAGTGGTGAAGTGTTACTTCAGcctttaggaaaaagaaagagagtgTCTTTTGGTGGCCACTTGAGCCCAGAGCTTTTTGATAAAAGTTTGCCTCCCAACTCACCCCTTAAAAGAGGTGCCATTCCTGCCCGGCTGAGCCTGCCCTTCGGAAACTCGCCACGTGCTGTCCTCAAAAAGGCTCAGGGATTGAAGCACTTTGCAGTCCAG GACTTTCCTGaacatttgcagaaagaaaaagtgtcaCCAAGAAATCTGCCAACTGAGAAGTCCCCAAGTGCCTCGTCCCCTTCCTCTGGGAGGGCAACACCTAAACTGCCTTCAGGCTCTCCAGCACCTTACAAGAAGGGAcgtttctctgtttctcacgTCACGGCACCATTACCCGTTGTAGAAGAGAGAGATACTGTTGCAGAAGACATGAATACAGAGGAGGAAGATGGTGCCTTAGTGAAAACACCTAAATCTTCTCTCATTAACCAAAATGATAAACCCTTTTTAATGGCTACACCTGACAAACCAACCAGAAGTGCCCAACTTGCTCTGAAGGTCACACCCATGAAGAACAGAAGTGGGGCTGTAGCAGTTATCAATGCAAAAAGAAGAAGTGGAGCCTCCAGTGCCAATCTATTAG tGACGAAATCTTGGGCTGAAGTGGTAAAATTGGGTGTCGCAAGACCACAGGCAAAGGCTGTTAAAAAGAGTGTTAGGAAAGGAAGATTCCTCAAGAAGACAACCCAGTCACCGAAG actccacaaagcaaaataaaaggtCATTTTAGCACAGGACATGCAGAATCACCTGCAACAATAGTTGTAGGTAGAGCTTATTCCACCACAGTCAGAACAACTGGACGGGCCCCTAAAGTGGTGAAAAACCCTATCTTGAAGCTAAACATGAAAATGGATGAAAGCTTCACAG GAATGGCTGAAATGTTTCAAACTCCAGAAAATGTGAGTGGAAAAACATTACCTTTGGCTGCTGCTCAGAAGATGGATTTTACACCAACTTGTGCTGCAGCGGATATTTCTGACCTGCACACTCCTGAAGAAACTG GAGAGATGATGGTGTCACCATTGAATAGTTCAGATGcttcagaacagaaacaagatAGTCCAGGCATCTGTCACTTTTTGAGAGAGGAGTCATCTCTAAAGTCTGTGTTTGATGCAATATCCACAAAAActcctgaagaaagaaatgctatgctggaagaaaatactAGTGGGAATAGTTTGTCAGCGATTCCAGAAAAACAAGCATCTCGGGTGAAATCAGGAAGTAGAAGGAGGACTCCAAAGCAGAAGTTGGAGCCAGCTGAGGTCGTGTCAGGCATCAAGCAGCTTTTAAGGACCCCAGAGCAAAGGTCAGAACCAGTAGAGGCCTTATCGGGCATCAGGCAGCTCATGAAGACCCCGAAGCAGAAGTCGGAGCCTCTAGAGGACTTGTCAGGAATTAAGCAACTCATGAGGACCCCAAAGCAGAAGTCAGAGCCTATAGAGGCTTTGTCAGGCATCAAGCAGCTCATGAGAACCCCAAAGCATAAGTTGGAGCCTGTAGAGGCCTTGTCAGGAATCAAGCAGCTCCTGAGGACACCGAAGCAGAAGTCAGAGCCTGTAGAAGCTTTATCAGGCATCAGGCAGCTCATGAAGACCCCAAAGCAGAAGCCAGAGCCTGTAGAGGCCTTGTCAGGCATCAAGCAGCTCCTGAGGACACCAGAGCAAAAGTCAGAGCCAGCTGAAGTCCTGTCAGGCATCAAGGAGCTCATGAGAACCCCAAAGCGTAAGTTGCAGCCTGTAGAGGCTTTGTCAGGCATCAGGCAGCTCATGAAGACCCCAAAACAGAAGGTGGAGCCTGTAGAGGCTTTGTCAGGCATCAGGCAGCTCATGAAGACCCCAAAACAGAAGGTGGAGCCTGTAGAAGCTTTATCAGGCATCAGGCAGCTCATGAGGACACCAGAGCAAAAGTCAGAGCCAGTTGAGGTCCTATCAGGCATCAAGCAGCTCCTGAGAACCCCACAGCGGAAGCCAGAGCAGGTCGAGGTCCTGTCAGGCAtcaagcagctgctgaggacCCCACAGCAGAAGCCAGAGCCAGTTGAGGTCCTGTCCGGCATTAAGGAGCTCATGAAGACCCCAAACCAAGAGTTGGAACCTGGTACGGATGAAAGTGCCTTTAAAAGATTGCTGAAGGCTCCAGtagaaaacagagaagcagtTAAAGGTGTTACTTTAACCAAGAAAACTCCAAAGGTGAAATATCAACCAGTAGAAGACATGATTGGGGTCAGCCGCATTTTCAAGACACCAAAGGACAAAGCTGAACCCGTAGAAGATATGTTTGATATTAGTAGATTAGTGAAGACTCCAAGAGAGAAGTATCAACGAGTTGAGGATTTTGTGGGTCTGCAAAGGCTTATGGCAGAGCCCAAGCAGAAATGCTCTGACTCTGAAGTGGACTATGCTGGAGTTATGGAGATGTTTGATGCACCAGAGGAAATGGAG GTGAGATCAGTAAAAGCTATGGATTCCAAGCAAGATGCTGCACCTCTTTGTACTTCTTCCACTCCTAAACGTG AAgataaaggaaatatttcacaaGGTGAAGATTCCCAGCAGAAGGAACCAGCTAGTGCAGGCCAGTCTACCCAGAGGAGAAGGGGCAGACCAAGGAAGACGGTACATCCTGcttcagcaaagcactgcaaaagggatttgaatttaaaagaattgcaaagtgtggaaaaaaagagcacCCAAGAGGAGATGGAAGctaaaaatgaaggaagaggaaggagaaccAACCGTCATATACAAGAAGAAACTGTTTCAGAGCCCCCCGATCAGGAAAAAGTTGACGTTTCATCTGTGGAACCACATGGAGCTACTCAAAGACCCAGAAGAGGTAAAAGGAAAGAccaaaaggaattaaaacatcCAAGTGAGAATCCTGAGGCTTGTGACAAAGATTCTTCTGTGCtgcaagaagagaaacagactTCACAGGAGTGTGGCATCAGTGGCATAATGGAAACTGAAGATGGTCCAACCATAAAGACAGAAAGTGTATCTAGtagcactgaaaatgaaaattgtcAACTGCAAACAggtttaaaagaaactgaaaacaaatctaaTGAAGGTGGTGTAGAAGACAGTGAAGAAATGCTTCTGTCACCTAGGAGGAGAGTTAGAGGAGTGAAAAAAGGAGCAAGCCCAGAACAGCTGATTCCAcccaaaagaggaagaagagatagAAATGACCAAGTTCAACAAGCTGCTTCAGAGGCCTTTCACAGGACAACAAGGAAGCTTCGTAAAGACCCATCAGAAAAGATGCTACAAAGAGAAGAAGAGACTTTTGTCGAAGACACTGAGGCTGCCACAGCAGAAGAACCTGAAAATGGAACTAAACTTGAAAGGAAGATACCAGAGAAAAGAGTGAAGTCTTTAAGAAGTGCTGGAAAGCACTCAACTGAAGTAAAAGCAGACATTGGTGAGATGATACTTGAAAATATACAAACcattcagaaaactgaagaaacttCAACTGAAGCTGGTACTGAACCACAATCACCTAtcaaaaatgagattaaaacaTCTCAGggagatgaaacagaaaatactcaGGAAAATGCAACAGAGGCATCTCAGAGATTAAAGGCAGAGTCACCTTCTGGAGAGACAAACAAAATATCAGtcactgcaaacagaaatgcagtgaagaaaacaacCAGAACTAGAAACAGGAGAGGCAAAAAGGACTCCTTGGAGAAAAAGTCTGATGAATTTGCCAAAGATGAGGAGAACCTAGAACTAATTGCTCCCAAAATCAAGTCAGAAGCAGGAACAGATGAATCTTCTCTCAAAGATTCTGTGGACACCCCAGCTACCACACCAGTACCTGCTGCAGACAGTGATGGTGCTGCTCAGAGCCGTCCGAAGAGGACAAGAAATGACCAGGGaataaaaaacacaaagcaaactgAAACCCTGCAAGAGAATCAAGCCCAAAGTTGTGGAATGGTATGTACAAGAGGCAGAGGtagaaaagttaattttgaaCTTGAAGAAGCCAGTTCCAAAGCAGTTGGAGGAAACAGGAGTTTACCTGAGGATGACAAAGGAACGACTGACAAAGAGAGTCAACAAGAGACTTCAGAAAACCCTTCTTCACAagtgaggaggagcagaagaaagcaagttGATACCATTCCACAGATAGCTTGTTCTACTgttatggaaaaacaaacattaacTGCAGAGGATAGTAAAGATGAGGCTTCTACAAAGGAGCAGGATTCAGCTTTGGAAGCTACTTCCTCTTCAACAGAAGACATTCCACTGAGACGAGGGAGAAGACGAGAGGTTGCTGCAGCATCACAAACATCTCGATCTCTTTCTACCAGAAGAAGACGTGGGGTGTTGGAAGGTGGTGATACAAAGATAACTGTGAGAGAAGATCAAAATCCAGCTTTGGGAAATGAAACTTTGCAGGCAAAAGCAAATGCATCAGCAAGggatgaaagggaaaagattgATCTAGCAGCAGAGGCAAAAAGTTCATCTCCTCTCCAGAGAAAGCGTGGCTTGTCAGAAACTGATGGTAAAGAGGAGGGCActaatgaagaacaaaatgtgCCTTTGGAAACAGTGTCCTGTGCAAAAGAGAAGCCATTGGGAAggggcagaaggaaggaaactgcTCTGGCACCACACACAACCAGTTACATTCCTCTTAGAGGAAAACGTGGTTTGCCAGCAGATAACAGTAGAGAAGAAGCTCCTGAAGAAGATCAAAATGTTCCATTAAAAACTTCTGATTCATCTGTAAGAGAAAATCAACCgagaagaagcagaaggaaagaaactgcCCTCATGTTAGAAGCCACAAGTTCTACTTCCATTGAGGAAAAACAGGGCTTAGCAAAAGAAAGTGGTACAAAGAATAATCACAGGGGAgcaaaaaagctgcttttggagAATTCCACTTCCCAAGAAAAAATGGATCTTTCAAAAGGGAACTCAAGGCAAACAACCACCTCACAGGCTGTTAGTTCCACCTCACTTCAGGCTTTGCCAGAAGATGGTAAGAATGAAACTCCTGAAGAACAACAGAGTGTACTTTTGGAAGTAGCTCCATCTGTGAAAGAATATCCATCAAGAGtgggcagaaagaaaacaacttccACATCTAAAGAATCTAATTCCACTTCTCTCAGGGAAAATCCTGTCTTGCCCAAAGACAGAGGTCAAAAGAGGATTCTTAAAGAAGATGAACACACATCTCTAGAAAATAACTCATCTCAGGAAAACACAAGGCAATTGaggaataaaagtaaaaaggtaGAATTCAAATTGGAGGCAGCTACTTCTACTTCTTATTGTAAAAACAGTGACTTGCCAGAACATGGCAAAGCTTCAGAAACTCAAGATGTGTGTTTGACATCCACTGGTTCTGGGGGAAATCATCAGTctggaagaggggaagaggTTACCCCTGCACCAGAGGCAGCTCCCCCTTCTCGCAATAGGAAACGTCAGTTGCCAGCAGATGATTTACCATCCAAAAAACTCAAGTCAG AGAATGATGGAaatccagcactgcagaaaggaaaaagaaacaaagctaaaGAGGAACCTGAAGGGGCTGTAAGGGCTACTCGGAGTGCTGGAGGGACGGACAGGAAGACAAGATCAAGCACAAGAACAAgtgcaaaagcaagaaaatag